GCGAATGTTCCGTACAACGCCGCCACCAAAAAGTAGTGGAAGAAGCTCCTTCGGCAGTGCTTACGCCTGCTATCCGTGAGGCGATGGGTTTGGCTGCTACCAACGTGGCACGTGCTTGTAACTACTACGGCGCGGGTACGGTAGAATTTATCGTGGACAAAGATTTGAATTTCTATTTCTTGGAAATGAACACGCGTTTGCAAGTGGAACACCCTGTTACTGAGCAAATTTCGGGCGTGGATTTGGTGAAAGAACAAATCAAAATCGCGCAAGGCGAGCCGCTTTCGTTCAAACAAGAAGACCTCAAAATCTTGGGCCATGCCGTAGAAGTACGCGTTTATGCCGAAGACCCTAAAAATAACTTCTTGCCAGACATCGGACGTTTGCAAACCTATATCCGTCCGCAAGGCGTAGGCGTGCGCGTGGACGATGGTTTTGAACAAGGCATGGAAATTCCGATTTACTATGACCCAATGATTGCCAAACTCACGACTTTTGGCAAAGACCGCACCGAAGCCATTGCCCGCATGATTCGCGCCATAGACGAGTATCAAATTACGGGTATCGAAACGACGCTTGGTTTCTGCCGCTTCGTGATGGAACACCCAGCGTTTGTGGACGGAAGTTTTGGTACAGATTTCGTGAACAAATACTTTACGCCAGAAGTGCTACAAGCTCCAGCCGATGCCGAAGAGTTGGAAGTGGCGGCTATTTTTGCGGGTATGTTGGCCGAAACCAAGAAACCAAAAACGGCTGCTGCTCAAACAGTTGTTGCCGAAAAACGCGGTAGTGCTTGGAAACAAAATCGTACACGCTAATTCTGATTAGTGAATAGAATACAATAAAAAAC
The Flexibacter flexilis DSM 6793 DNA segment above includes these coding regions:
- the accC gene encoding acetyl-CoA carboxylase biotin carboxylase subunit — protein: MKITKIVVANRGEIALRVMRSAREMGIKTVAVFSEADRNALHVRYADESVCIGPAASSESYLRGEKIIDVCKKTGAQAIHPGYGFLSENAKFAQMVADAGLIFVGPSPKSIEVMGSKLGAKAAVSHYDIPMVPGTPDAISDIPAAKKRAAEIGYPVLIKASAGGGGKGMRIVENEEEFEEQMQRAISEAISAFGDGSVFIEKYILSPKHIEIQVLGDQHGNVVHLFERECSVQRRHQKVVEEAPSAVLTPAIREAMGLAATNVARACNYYGAGTVEFIVDKDLNFYFLEMNTRLQVEHPVTEQISGVDLVKEQIKIAQGEPLSFKQEDLKILGHAVEVRVYAEDPKNNFLPDIGRLQTYIRPQGVGVRVDDGFEQGMEIPIYYDPMIAKLTTFGKDRTEAIARMIRAIDEYQITGIETTLGFCRFVMEHPAFVDGSFGTDFVNKYFTPEVLQAPADAEELEVAAIFAGMLAETKKPKTAAAQTVVAEKRGSAWKQNRTR